In one window of Nocardiopsis aegyptia DNA:
- a CDS encoding rhodanese-like domain-containing protein encodes MFGGGVPETGVTEVPEDGYLLDVREDDEWRAGHAPDAVHIPLGELGGRADEVPKDRKVYVVCRVGGRSAQAVMALNQAGWDSVNVAGGMAAWERAGREMAAEADAEPRVV; translated from the coding sequence ATGTTCGGTGGGGGAGTCCCGGAGACGGGCGTCACGGAGGTGCCCGAGGACGGGTACCTGCTCGATGTGCGCGAGGACGACGAGTGGCGGGCCGGTCACGCGCCCGACGCGGTGCACATCCCGCTCGGTGAGCTCGGCGGGCGGGCCGACGAGGTGCCCAAGGACCGGAAGGTGTACGTGGTGTGCCGGGTCGGCGGCCGGTCGGCGCAGGCGGTCATGGCACTGAACCAGGCGGGTTGGGACTCGGTCAACGTCGCGGGCGGCATGGCGGCCTGGGAGCGCGCCGGACGCGAGATGGCGGCCGAGGCCGACGCCGAACCGCGCGTGGTGTGA
- a CDS encoding FhaA domain-containing protein: protein MGVLQRFERRLEGMIEGTFAMAFKSELQPVEVASAVQREMDERAAIVAQGRTLVPNDFIVELAASDKERLEVYADSLGQELSKLARDYATEQGYSFVGPVRVHFRSDEGLKTGRFRIRSGVVRGTMVGKDGEVRQPVGDPGASGGPRQTGRPRLLISPGGATAEGSIASHGMQQSFELTTPVTLLGRGTDCDLRLVDNGVSRHHVEIRLDGDEAILVDKGSTNGTFVNGQQVRQARLVDGTRISLGRTTMTFRRD, encoded by the coding sequence GTGGGAGTGCTCCAACGCTTCGAGCGCAGGCTTGAGGGCATGATCGAAGGCACCTTCGCGATGGCCTTCAAGTCCGAGCTCCAACCGGTCGAGGTGGCGAGCGCCGTCCAGCGTGAGATGGACGAACGAGCCGCGATCGTCGCGCAGGGACGCACGCTGGTCCCCAACGACTTCATCGTGGAACTCGCGGCCAGCGACAAAGAGCGGCTGGAGGTCTACGCCGACAGCCTCGGCCAGGAGCTGTCCAAGCTCGCACGCGACTACGCGACCGAACAGGGATACTCCTTCGTCGGTCCGGTCCGCGTGCACTTCAGGTCGGACGAAGGCCTCAAGACCGGACGCTTCCGCATCCGGTCCGGCGTCGTGCGCGGCACCATGGTCGGCAAGGACGGTGAGGTGCGCCAGCCCGTCGGCGACCCCGGCGCCTCCGGCGGACCCCGCCAGACCGGCCGGCCCCGACTGCTCATCTCCCCCGGCGGCGCCACCGCGGAGGGCAGCATCGCCAGTCACGGCATGCAGCAGTCCTTCGAGCTGACCACACCGGTCACCCTCCTGGGCCGCGGCACCGACTGCGACCTGCGACTGGTCGACAACGGCGTCTCCCGGCACCACGTGGAGATCCGACTGGACGGGGACGAGGCGATCCTCGTGGACAAGGGGTCCACGAACGGCACCTTCGTCAACGGGCAGCAGGTCAGGCAGGCACGGCTCGTCGACGGCACCAGGATCAGCCTCGGCCGCACGACCATGACGTTCCGCCGCGACTAG
- a CDS encoding peptidoglycan D,D-transpeptidase FtsI family protein, protein MNTPIRRLSVFTMALFGVLMLNLTWIQGFQAQSLIEDPLNSRLYSERLSEARGPIIVGDENVAYSENIAEEDSSPEYQRVYEGGGVYTPVVGSFRSYGASGIEATENSLLDGSDDRLAVRNFRDIITGREPEGARVQLTLDPAVQEAGYQGFVDLGMNGAAVAIQPDTGAILGAVSYPSYDANDVVSITDQQAAIDNYTAMEADEDKPLLNRALNERYAPGSTFKVVTAAAAIEKLGKTGESTIDAPDVREFPSGPVLPNATSGGTCNGGEPDSLAHSIQISCNTSMANWAIEMGGEALSDQATAFGFNPEEGEELRVPMSVTPSYAPVETDESILGRAGIGQSNVEATPLQMAMVASGIANDGEVMHPYLVDSVLDSDMSVVTQASPETYSQAVEPSTADMLTDMMVLVTTPPEGSGLNGAIPGMDVAGKTGTAENGTDRTHNWFIGFAPADDPQIAVAVVIEFGGGSGGSLAAPIARQMMEAVVL, encoded by the coding sequence ATGAACACACCGATCCGCCGCCTGAGCGTCTTCACCATGGCGCTGTTCGGCGTGCTCATGCTGAACCTGACCTGGATCCAGGGGTTCCAGGCCCAGTCCCTGATCGAGGACCCCCTCAACAGCCGCCTGTACAGCGAGCGGCTGAGCGAGGCCCGGGGTCCGATCATCGTCGGGGACGAGAACGTCGCCTACTCGGAGAACATCGCCGAGGAGGACAGCTCGCCCGAGTACCAGCGCGTCTACGAGGGCGGGGGCGTGTACACGCCGGTCGTCGGCTCGTTCCGCAGCTACGGCGCGTCCGGCATCGAGGCGACCGAGAACTCGCTGCTCGACGGTTCGGACGACCGCCTGGCCGTCCGCAACTTCCGCGACATCATCACCGGTCGCGAGCCCGAGGGGGCGCGCGTGCAGCTCACGCTCGACCCCGCGGTGCAGGAGGCGGGCTACCAGGGGTTCGTCGACCTCGGCATGAACGGGGCCGCGGTCGCCATCCAGCCCGACACCGGCGCCATCCTCGGCGCGGTCTCCTACCCCTCCTACGACGCCAACGACGTCGTGAGCATCACCGACCAGCAGGCCGCCATCGACAACTACACGGCGATGGAGGCGGACGAGGACAAGCCGCTGCTCAACCGCGCCCTCAACGAGCGCTACGCACCGGGCTCCACCTTCAAGGTCGTGACCGCGGCGGCCGCCATCGAGAAGCTGGGCAAGACGGGCGAGTCCACCATCGACGCCCCCGACGTCCGCGAGTTCCCGTCCGGCCCGGTGCTGCCCAACGCCACGTCCGGCGGCACCTGCAACGGCGGAGAGCCCGACTCGCTGGCGCACTCGATCCAGATCTCGTGCAACACGTCCATGGCCAACTGGGCGATCGAGATGGGCGGCGAGGCGCTGTCCGACCAGGCCACCGCCTTCGGGTTCAACCCCGAGGAGGGTGAGGAGCTCCGGGTCCCGATGTCGGTGACACCGAGCTACGCCCCGGTCGAGACGGACGAGAGCATCCTCGGCCGCGCCGGCATCGGCCAGTCCAACGTGGAGGCCACACCGCTGCAGATGGCGATGGTCGCGTCGGGCATCGCCAACGACGGCGAGGTCATGCACCCCTACCTCGTGGACTCCGTTCTCGACTCCGACATGTCCGTGGTCACGCAGGCCAGCCCGGAGACCTACAGCCAGGCCGTCGAGCCCAGCACGGCGGACATGCTCACGGACATGATGGTCCTGGTCACCACCCCGCCCGAGGGGTCGGGCCTCAACGGCGCGATCCCGGGCATGGACGTGGCCGGCAAGACCGGTACCGCCGAGAACGGCACCGACCGGACCCACAACTGGTTCATCGGCTTCGCACCCGCCGACGATCCGCAGATCGCCGTGGCGGTCGTGATCGAGTTCGGCGGCGGCAGCGGTGGCTCGCTGGCAGCGCCGATCGCGCGTCAGATGATGGAGGCAGTGGTTCTGTAG
- a CDS encoding serine/threonine-protein kinase, protein MSADEPTPRNGPDELVGTVLSDRYRLEEQIGSGGMGTVWKATDTLLNRPVAVKLLHLSQMAEPTARQRFRTEGRITAGLSHPGIAQVYDYGEEDGRAFLIMELVVGEPLSQVLREHGRLTPDQTLDFLCQAAQALAAAHARGVVHRDIKPGNLLVTGDGQLKLTDFGIARGDMSVTLTQTGMVMGTAQYISPEQALGRPASSASDLYALGVVAYECLAGTPPFTGDSPVALALAHTRDEPPELPEHVPLEVDDLVAALLVKDPEERPSSASEVAHMAAVIRSDAGTGPPTPSAGFSPVAPTALVGAVSGPPSGPSPRRTAGQPAVSAGQVDDSARLGPASGRRVRLPVIVAAVAATILIAGAALAGFLWRGQDPDTETARDTVDTPATVESTPSDTPSEEVEETDEGQVEPEYDHTPDWNDEPAQTETPESPEPSEPAEEPSDSEGDDGTGDEDPGDGTTSPPPTGGGDGGGDDGGETPPDTGGGGTGGEETEQ, encoded by the coding sequence GTGAGCGCCGACGAACCGACTCCCCGGAACGGTCCCGATGAACTCGTTGGGACCGTTCTGAGCGATCGCTACCGCCTGGAGGAGCAGATCGGCTCCGGCGGCATGGGTACGGTGTGGAAGGCCACCGACACCCTGCTGAACCGCCCCGTGGCGGTCAAGCTGCTGCACCTGTCCCAGATGGCCGAACCGACGGCGCGGCAGCGGTTCCGCACCGAGGGTCGGATCACGGCGGGGCTCTCCCACCCGGGGATCGCCCAGGTCTACGACTACGGCGAGGAGGACGGCCGGGCGTTCCTGATCATGGAACTGGTCGTCGGCGAACCGCTCTCACAGGTCCTGCGCGAGCACGGCCGGCTGACCCCCGACCAGACCCTGGACTTCCTGTGCCAGGCCGCCCAGGCGCTCGCGGCCGCGCACGCCCGCGGTGTGGTGCACCGCGACATCAAGCCCGGCAACCTCCTGGTGACGGGCGACGGCCAGCTCAAGCTGACCGACTTCGGTATCGCGCGGGGCGACATGTCGGTCACGCTCACCCAGACCGGCATGGTCATGGGGACCGCGCAGTACATCTCGCCCGAACAGGCGCTCGGCCGGCCCGCGAGCAGCGCCTCGGACCTGTACGCGCTCGGCGTGGTGGCCTACGAGTGTCTGGCCGGCACCCCGCCGTTCACCGGGGACAGCCCCGTGGCGCTGGCCCTCGCGCACACCCGCGACGAACCGCCGGAGCTGCCCGAGCACGTGCCGCTGGAGGTCGACGACCTGGTGGCCGCCCTCCTGGTCAAGGACCCGGAGGAACGCCCCTCGTCCGCCAGCGAGGTCGCGCACATGGCCGCCGTGATCCGTTCCGACGCCGGGACGGGACCGCCGACGCCGTCCGCGGGATTCTCCCCCGTGGCGCCGACCGCCCTGGTGGGCGCGGTGTCCGGTCCCCCCAGTGGACCCTCGCCGCGTCGAACCGCCGGACAGCCGGCCGTATCCGCTGGCCAGGTCGACGACTCCGCTAGGCTGGGCCCGGCATCCGGTCGGCGCGTCCGGCTTCCCGTCATCGTCGCCGCGGTGGCCGCGACGATCCTCATCGCCGGTGCCGCGCTCGCGGGTTTCCTGTGGCGCGGCCAGGACCCGGACACCGAGACGGCGCGGGACACCGTCGACACACCCGCGACGGTGGAGTCGACACCGTCGGACACCCCCAGCGAGGAGGTGGAGGAGACGGACGAGGGCCAGGTGGAGCCCGAGTACGACCACACCCCCGACTGGAACGACGAACCGGCGCAGACCGAGACGCCCGAGTCGCCGGAGCCCAGCGAACCGGCGGAGGAGCCCTCCGACTCCGAGGGCGACGACGGTACGGGCGACGAGGATCCCGGCGACGGCACGACCTCCCCGCCACCGACCGGGGGCGGTGACGGTGGTGGCGACGACGGCGGAGAGACGCCTCCCGACACGGGCGGCGGCGGCACCGGGGGAGAAGAGACCGAACAGTGA
- a CDS encoding FHA domain-containing protein FhaB/FipA, giving the protein MSNLTLILIKIAYLAVLWLFVLMAVGVISTDLFGARKKAKKKKPRPRARTAPPSRAATSEPPRPRPQRQRRNEPSVLAVTQGPLTGTTVDLASQPILIGRAPDSTLVITDDYASGRHARVYADNGRWFVEDLNSTNGTYLGQQKLNRPQPITVGQPIRIGKTVLELRK; this is encoded by the coding sequence ATGTCCAACTTGACCCTCATACTGATCAAGATCGCGTACCTCGCGGTGCTTTGGCTGTTCGTCCTCATGGCGGTCGGCGTTATCAGCACGGACCTCTTCGGCGCCAGGAAGAAGGCCAAGAAGAAGAAGCCCCGCCCGCGGGCGCGCACCGCCCCGCCCAGCAGGGCCGCCACTTCCGAGCCGCCCAGGCCGCGACCGCAGCGCCAGCGACGCAACGAGCCGTCCGTCCTGGCGGTCACCCAGGGACCGCTCACCGGGACCACGGTCGACCTCGCCTCCCAACCCATCCTCATCGGACGCGCGCCCGACTCCACCCTGGTCATCACGGACGACTACGCGTCGGGCCGCCACGCGCGCGTCTACGCCGACAACGGCCGCTGGTTCGTGGAGGACCTCAACTCGACGAACGGCACCTACCTCGGCCAGCAGAAGCTGAACCGCCCCCAGCCCATCACGGTGGGTCAGCCCATCCGTATCGGCAAAACCGTCCTGGAACTGCGCAAATGA
- a CDS encoding SSI family serine proteinase inhibitor, with product MAQLTIATALPARLAALAALGLLITACGNEPDEVGTAAPEAEQESASPSAPDEDDQEASPEPDDDTQAPDDTEATPPAADTALTIERTLGDDEALTPEAGYEEGVWTLTCGPVGGDHPEAEAACDEIAEVGTEPFLMDTSDMMCTMQMGGPEVVHVTGHIGDTEIDTEFNKVGGCEIDRFETVETVITF from the coding sequence ATGGCTCAGCTCACCATCGCCACGGCCCTGCCGGCCCGCCTCGCCGCACTCGCAGCCCTTGGCCTGCTTATCACGGCCTGCGGCAACGAGCCAGACGAGGTGGGCACGGCCGCTCCCGAGGCAGAACAGGAATCCGCCTCTCCCTCCGCCCCGGACGAGGACGACCAGGAGGCGTCCCCCGAACCGGACGACGACACCCAGGCCCCCGACGACACCGAAGCGACCCCTCCCGCGGCCGACACCGCCCTCACGATCGAACGCACCCTCGGCGACGACGAGGCCCTCACCCCGGAGGCCGGTTACGAGGAGGGCGTGTGGACGCTCACCTGCGGCCCCGTCGGCGGCGACCACCCCGAGGCCGAAGCGGCCTGTGACGAGATCGCCGAGGTCGGCACCGAGCCGTTCCTCATGGACACCAGCGACATGATGTGCACGATGCAGATGGGCGGCCCCGAGGTCGTCCACGTCACCGGCCACATCGGCGACACAGAGATCGACACCGAGTTCAACAAGGTCGGCGGTTGCGAGATCGACCGCTTCGAGACGGTCGAGACCGTCATCACGTTCTGA
- a CDS encoding Stp1/IreP family PP2C-type Ser/Thr phosphatase: MTIALRYAAYSDVGCLREGNEDSGYAGQHLLAVADGMGGYAGGEVASSIAISSIRRLDAEDHQPDEMAEHLQRAVEQANASLSRRIMEEPQLENMGTTLTAMLWSGARVALIHIGDSRAYLMRGPRFEQITHDHTLVQTLVDEGKITEEEVATHPQRSLILRALDGKSPVDPDISISEAKVGDRYMLCSDGLSGVVSKKTIHETLATETDPRAAAKKLIDLANRGGGPDNITAVVADVIETDTDREGPTAAAQVVGAADQRAATVEPEPDTPARRAQELRVGGDTAEMDPVRDDVPEPGYAGAPYDAQYDQSYDDYEPAPTPRRRPEPEPEYRQRRWWPIVLVFVVIVGAVAAGGYYFGRQYVESQYYIGPSRDGETVSVYQGINTDIAGIDLSEQVEDTGIRLDDLPEADRQSVENTLPADDLQSAQDVVADMGERAGQSDTGSPATESE, from the coding sequence ATGACAATCGCTCTCCGATACGCGGCGTACTCCGACGTAGGATGCCTCCGCGAAGGCAACGAAGACTCCGGCTACGCCGGCCAGCACCTCCTCGCGGTGGCCGACGGCATGGGCGGTTACGCCGGCGGCGAGGTGGCCAGCTCCATCGCGATCTCCTCGATCCGCCGCCTCGACGCCGAGGACCACCAGCCCGACGAGATGGCTGAGCACCTCCAGCGCGCCGTCGAGCAGGCCAACGCCTCGCTCTCCCGGCGGATCATGGAGGAGCCCCAGCTCGAGAACATGGGCACCACCCTCACCGCCATGCTCTGGTCCGGCGCCAGGGTCGCCCTGATCCACATCGGCGACTCACGCGCCTACCTCATGCGCGGGCCGCGCTTCGAGCAGATCACGCACGACCACACCCTGGTGCAGACCCTCGTCGACGAAGGCAAGATCACCGAGGAAGAGGTCGCCACCCACCCCCAGCGCTCGCTCATCCTGCGCGCGCTGGACGGCAAGAGCCCGGTCGACCCCGACATCTCCATCAGCGAGGCCAAGGTCGGCGACCGCTACATGCTCTGCTCGGACGGCCTGTCCGGCGTGGTCAGCAAGAAGACCATCCACGAGACCCTGGCGACCGAGACCGATCCGCGGGCCGCGGCCAAGAAGCTCATCGACCTGGCCAACCGCGGCGGCGGACCGGACAACATCACCGCGGTCGTCGCCGACGTGATCGAGACCGACACCGACCGCGAGGGCCCCACGGCCGCCGCACAGGTGGTGGGCGCCGCCGACCAGCGCGCCGCCACCGTCGAGCCGGAACCGGACACGCCCGCCAGACGCGCCCAGGAGCTGCGCGTGGGCGGTGACACCGCCGAGATGGACCCGGTCCGCGACGACGTCCCCGAACCGGGCTACGCCGGCGCGCCCTACGACGCCCAGTACGACCAGTCCTACGACGACTACGAGCCCGCCCCCACCCCCCGGCGGCGGCCCGAGCCCGAGCCGGAGTACCGCCAGCGCCGCTGGTGGCCGATCGTGCTGGTCTTCGTCGTCATCGTCGGCGCCGTGGCCGCGGGCGGCTACTACTTCGGTCGCCAGTACGTGGAGAGCCAGTACTACATCGGGCCGTCCCGCGACGGAGAGACCGTGAGCGTCTACCAGGGCATCAACACCGACATCGCCGGGATCGACCTGTCGGAGCAGGTCGAGGACACGGGCATCAGGCTCGACGACCTGCCCGAGGCCGACCGCCAGTCGGTGGAGAACACGCTTCCGGCCGACGACCTCCAGAGCGCCCAGGACGTCGTCGCGGACATGGGCGAGCGCGCCGGCCAGTCCGACACCGGATCGCCCGCGACCGAGTCGGAGTGA
- a CDS encoding PAS domain S-box protein gives MSSERAPLSADAVLASSADAVVGIDSERRVTVWNPAAERMFGWREDEVLGRELPIVPAELTAEHGAVLEQVRAGSPLAVFTRRVRKDSAVIDVRINTSCARDGDGGHIGWVQTLSPWNEVQVQSAAMERARLVRRLTDVVADINADLSLKSVLDRISGSLTELTGADAGGFVLLNEDRVELVSLTDLSDDLHGYSAPLETSLFGELLRSGKSVLLANDDTRTLDDLVWADLPGLHTIALCVSNVHGRPYGALYALYSQRRVGHVELELLELLAAHAGVAIGNAMAYEELNLQRVHEQAVSDSSADGIAVLDFGGRIRKWNRSAVELTGYPVEAVEGRHPPFPLPASHGEPIKHQLKDGRWLEILMARIPRTHEWVVDFRDITAQKALETEQEFFLATTGHELRTPITVIQGYATTLMRKWDRLSAQAQREAVGTIAERSATLSALVDRLRLGSDVARGELDVKRVRFDLRELLRRSVTAFKPLSERHDMTLEAEGELARTVGDPLATGIIMDQLLDNAIKFSPEGGTVRVSARAEGEHVTVLVDDEGLGVVPGDEDRIFDRFVQSGVRGDRRGFGGLGLGLYIVRQLAREQGGEVTAHRRERGTRMRLTLPRHGDESPDAAEAAAGVRAPGHASVRGRTRERGGRSSPGEVPLPPVPPARVSQGQPPPQETSNSTKAAEALPRQRSVPRGAGHRP, from the coding sequence GTGAGTTCCGAGCGCGCGCCCCTCAGCGCCGATGCCGTGCTGGCCTCATCAGCGGACGCCGTGGTCGGCATCGACAGCGAGCGCCGAGTCACCGTCTGGAATCCGGCGGCCGAGCGCATGTTCGGCTGGCGCGAGGACGAGGTGCTCGGACGGGAACTGCCGATCGTCCCGGCCGAGCTGACGGCCGAGCACGGCGCGGTGCTCGAACAGGTGCGCGCCGGAAGCCCGCTGGCCGTGTTCACGCGGCGCGTGCGTAAGGACAGCGCTGTCATCGACGTCCGCATCAACACCAGCTGTGCCCGCGACGGCGACGGCGGGCACATCGGCTGGGTGCAGACGCTCTCCCCGTGGAACGAGGTGCAGGTCCAGTCGGCGGCCATGGAACGGGCCCGGCTGGTGCGCCGCCTCACCGACGTGGTGGCCGACATCAACGCCGACCTCAGCCTGAAGTCGGTCCTGGACCGGATCTCCGGCAGTCTCACGGAACTGACCGGGGCCGACGCCGGCGGGTTCGTGCTGCTCAACGAGGACCGGGTCGAGCTGGTCAGCCTCACCGACCTGTCCGACGACCTCCACGGGTACAGCGCTCCCCTGGAGACCAGCCTGTTCGGTGAGCTGCTGCGCAGCGGCAAGTCGGTCCTGCTGGCCAACGACGACACCCGGACGCTGGACGACCTGGTCTGGGCGGACCTGCCGGGGCTGCACACCATCGCCCTGTGCGTGTCCAACGTGCACGGACGCCCCTACGGCGCGCTGTACGCGCTCTACAGCCAGCGCAGGGTCGGACACGTCGAGCTGGAGCTGCTCGAACTGCTGGCGGCGCACGCCGGCGTCGCGATCGGCAACGCGATGGCCTACGAGGAGCTCAACCTCCAGCGGGTCCACGAACAGGCGGTGTCGGACTCCAGCGCCGACGGGATCGCCGTGCTCGACTTCGGCGGGCGTATCCGCAAGTGGAACCGCTCCGCCGTGGAGCTCACCGGCTACCCCGTGGAGGCGGTCGAGGGCCGCCATCCTCCGTTCCCCCTGCCCGCGTCGCACGGTGAGCCGATCAAGCACCAGCTCAAGGACGGGCGCTGGCTGGAGATCCTCATGGCGCGGATCCCGCGCACGCACGAGTGGGTGGTGGACTTCCGCGACATCACGGCGCAGAAGGCGCTGGAGACCGAGCAGGAGTTCTTCCTGGCCACCACGGGACACGAGCTGCGCACCCCCATCACGGTCATCCAGGGGTACGCGACCACCCTGATGCGCAAGTGGGACCGGCTCTCCGCGCAGGCCCAGCGCGAGGCGGTCGGCACCATCGCCGAGCGGTCGGCCACGCTCTCCGCTCTCGTGGACCGGCTCCGGCTGGGGTCGGACGTGGCGCGCGGGGAGCTCGACGTCAAGCGCGTCCGCTTCGACCTGCGGGAACTCCTGCGCCGGTCGGTCACCGCCTTCAAACCGCTCTCGGAGCGGCACGACATGACCCTGGAGGCCGAGGGCGAGCTCGCGCGGACGGTCGGGGACCCCCTGGCCACGGGCATCATCATGGACCAGTTGCTGGACAACGCCATCAAGTTCTCGCCCGAGGGCGGCACCGTGCGCGTGAGTGCCCGGGCGGAGGGCGAGCACGTGACGGTGCTCGTGGACGACGAGGGGCTGGGCGTGGTCCCCGGGGATGAGGACCGCATCTTCGACCGCTTCGTACAGTCCGGGGTGCGCGGGGACCGGCGCGGCTTCGGCGGTCTCGGCCTGGGGCTGTACATCGTCCGCCAGCTCGCGCGGGAACAGGGCGGCGAGGTCACCGCGCACCGGCGGGAGCGGGGGACGCGGATGCGCCTGACCCTGCCCCGGCACGGCGACGAGTCCCCGGACGCCGCGGAGGCGGCCGCAGGGGTGCGGGCGCCGGGCCACGCGTCGGTCCGGGGCCGGACGCGCGAGCGCGGGGGGCGGTCGTCGCCCGGGGAGGTGCCGTTACCACCCGTGCCACCCGCTCGGGTGTCGCAGGGGCAACCTCCGCCCCAAGAAACATCAAACTCCACAAAAGCCGCAGAAGCCTTGCCACGCCAGCGATCCGTGCCTCGGGGCGCCGGTCATCGGCCGTGA
- a CDS encoding FtsW/RodA/SpoVE family cell cycle protein — protein MTTTTPEAPTALPPIKRRNAELALVAVAVAITMAGIAIAGLNLNGRVPAAMWTVGMTFGALSLAAHVAMRFFAPYADPLILPCTLFLNGIGVAMIWRLDAIGAEDIERAGAGMQVVWSAVGLVLCFLIIIFLKDPRVLQRYTYITGLVAIVLLMLPAIPGLGREVYGARLWIGIGPFTLQPSEFAKIALVIFLASYLMNKRQVLSIVGKPIKIGRFKLMDLPRARDLAPILVGWIAAIGMLVLLRDLGTSLLLFGTFLAMLYVATQRSSWVVIGLGLFLAGATVAYFLFWHVRARVNIWQNAFDQEVYYEVGGSQQLVQGLIGMGYGGVFGTGLGGGQAHNIFAADSDFILSSLGEELGLTGLLTVLMVLFLLVERGMRVALAATGPFNKLLTSGIAFVLAYQVFIVLGGLTRVIPLTGSTTPFMAAGGSALMASWIMMGVLLRISDNARRPAPQAIQDEGATQVIRR, from the coding sequence ATGACCACGACCACCCCTGAGGCGCCCACCGCGCTACCGCCGATCAAACGGCGCAACGCCGAACTCGCCCTCGTCGCGGTCGCCGTCGCCATCACGATGGCCGGCATTGCCATCGCCGGCCTGAACCTGAACGGCCGCGTCCCCGCCGCCATGTGGACCGTCGGCATGACGTTCGGCGCGCTGTCCCTCGCGGCACACGTCGCCATGCGCTTCTTCGCACCCTACGCGGACCCGCTGATCCTCCCCTGCACCCTGTTCCTGAACGGGATCGGGGTCGCGATGATCTGGCGCCTGGACGCCATCGGAGCCGAGGACATCGAGCGCGCGGGCGCGGGCATGCAGGTGGTCTGGTCCGCTGTCGGCCTGGTCCTCTGCTTCCTCATCATCATCTTCCTGAAGGACCCCCGGGTCCTCCAGCGATACACCTACATCACCGGCCTCGTCGCCATCGTCCTGCTCATGCTCCCGGCCATCCCCGGCCTGGGGCGCGAGGTCTACGGCGCGCGGCTGTGGATCGGCATCGGACCGTTCACGCTCCAGCCGTCCGAGTTCGCCAAGATCGCGCTGGTCATCTTCCTGGCGTCCTACCTGATGAACAAGCGCCAGGTGCTGTCGATCGTCGGCAAGCCGATCAAGATCGGCCGCTTCAAGCTGATGGACCTGCCGCGGGCCCGCGACCTCGCACCGATCCTCGTCGGCTGGATCGCCGCCATCGGCATGCTGGTGCTCCTGCGCGACCTGGGCACCTCGCTCCTGCTCTTCGGTACCTTCCTGGCCATGCTGTACGTGGCCACCCAGCGCTCGTCGTGGGTGGTCATCGGGCTCGGCCTGTTCCTGGCCGGAGCGACCGTCGCCTACTTCCTCTTCTGGCACGTGCGCGCCCGCGTCAACATCTGGCAGAACGCGTTCGACCAGGAGGTCTACTACGAGGTCGGCGGTAGCCAGCAGCTGGTCCAGGGCCTGATCGGCATGGGCTACGGCGGGGTGTTCGGTACCGGTCTCGGCGGCGGCCAGGCGCACAACATCTTCGCCGCCGACAGCGACTTCATCCTCTCCTCCCTCGGTGAGGAGCTGGGACTGACCGGTCTGCTGACCGTGCTGATGGTCCTGTTCCTCCTCGTGGAGCGGGGCATGCGCGTCGCCCTCGCGGCGACCGGCCCCTTCAACAAGCTGTTGACCAGCGGTATCGCCTTCGTCCTCGCCTACCAGGTCTTCATCGTCCTGGGCGGGCTGACGAGGGTCATCCCCCTGACCGGCTCCACCACTCCGTTCATGGCAGCCGGCGGTTCGGCGCTGATGGCGAGCTGGATCATGATGGGCGTCCTGCTGCGCATCAGTGACAACGCCCGGCGCCCCGCACCGCAAGCAATCCAGGACGAGGGCGCGACACAGGTGATCCGACGATGA
- a CDS encoding TenA family protein yields MSTIERLHEIGRPLVAEQLAHPTVAGIARGDLDERAFRYWLEQDHLYLLDYARAFSRLAWQAPDDHLADLVGIAHSTLNEELELHRSLSGEFGADLTTKEKGPACAAYTAWLLEAAADYRDGLAAVYPCMWGYNTLGLELAKSRPADPRYARWVDTYADPEFTRLTEHYGRRLEEAEPDPERAERFFLEGMRHEVAFWDTPYTS; encoded by the coding sequence GTGAGCACCATCGAACGACTCCATGAGATCGGGCGGCCCCTGGTCGCCGAGCAGCTGGCCCACCCGACCGTCGCCGGCATCGCCCGGGGCGACCTCGACGAGCGCGCCTTCCGCTACTGGCTGGAGCAGGACCACCTCTACCTGCTCGACTACGCGCGGGCGTTCTCCCGCCTGGCCTGGCAGGCGCCCGACGACCACCTGGCCGACCTCGTCGGGATCGCGCACAGCACGCTGAACGAGGAGTTGGAGCTGCACCGCTCGCTCTCCGGGGAGTTCGGCGCCGACCTGACCACGAAGGAGAAGGGTCCGGCGTGCGCGGCCTACACCGCGTGGCTGCTGGAGGCCGCCGCCGACTACCGCGACGGGCTCGCGGCCGTGTACCCCTGCATGTGGGGCTACAACACGCTCGGGCTCGAACTGGCGAAGTCGCGCCCGGCGGATCCGCGCTACGCGCGCTGGGTGGACACCTACGCCGACCCGGAGTTCACCCGGCTGACCGAGCACTACGGGCGCCGGCTGGAGGAGGCCGAGCCGGACCCGGAGCGGGCCGAGCGCTTCTTCCTGGAGGGCATGCGCCACGAGGTGGCCTTCTGGGACACGCCCTACACGTCCTGA